The following are encoded in a window of Scophthalmus maximus strain ysfricsl-2021 chromosome 6, ASM2237912v1, whole genome shotgun sequence genomic DNA:
- the rh50 gene encoding rh50-like protein, translating to MNRSTSLKVRLPVLVLVLEVVIMVFYAIFVTYDDNANAKLQNNETNPMENSLYRDYPFFADVQVMIFIGFGCLLAFFRFYGFSGMVFNFLTATFSIQWAILIQGFFQFFYDGKIHLGVINLLNAEFACAVVLISFGAVLGKTSPVQLLVMALLEIPVFAVTEWAVLKYIRINDAGGSILIHLFACYFGLGVTFVLYRPGLNDGHAKETTSYQSDILSVMGTLFLWVFWPSFNSALTLKGDDQHRAILHTFIGLSSSTMTAFALSAVFNRRGKLTMADIQNVTLAGGVTVGASVDMMISPVAAYGLGIMGCTACFFGYKYLTPFIARHLRIQDQCGIHNLHGLTGLISSTAGICAILLANEETYGPSMYQIFSHRAPPLGDPKLLELQKLIPGLKPGLGRTAQEQALYQVAAIFSTIAASTVGGLLTGLVIKLPFMASPTDEDCFDDGLFFDMPSDFESVAIKTTKSCDEKGEMNSNV from the coding sequence ATGAACAGGTCTACAAGTTTGAAGGTGCGCCTGCCGGTGCTCGTGCTGGTGTTGGAGGTCGTCATCATGGTTTTCTATGCTATCTTTGTCACCTATGATGACAATGCCAATGCTAAGCTGCAGAACAATGAGACCAACCCAATGGAGAATTCCCTGTATCGCGACTATCCCTTCTTTGCCGACGTGCAGGTGATGATCTTCATAGGCTTTGGTTGCCTGCTTGCCTTTTTCCGATTCTATGGCTTCAGTGGAATGGTCTTCAACTTTCTTACAGCTACATTTTCAATCCAGTGGGCGATCCTGATTCAAGGTTTCTTCCAGTTTTTCTATGACGGTAAAATTCACCTTGGGGTGATCAACCTGCTGAATGCAGAGTTTGCCTGTGCCGTGGTGCTCATCTCTTTCGGAGCTGTGCTTGGAAAGACCAGTCCTGTTCAGCTCCTGGTTATGGCATTGCTGGAGATCCCTGTTTTTGCTGTGACAGAGTGGGCTGTATTGAAATACATTAGAATCAATGATGCAGGGGGCAGTATTCTTATTCACCTTTTTGCCTGCTACTTTGGTCTAGGAGTGACATTTGTTCTGTACCGCCCAGGCCTGAATGATGGACATGCTAAAGAGACAACCAGTTATCAATCTGACATCCTATCTGTAATGGGAACCCTGTTTCTTTGGGTGTTCTGGCCTTCATTCAACTCTGCTCTGACTTTAAAGGGTGACGATCAACACAGAGCAATACTCCATACTTTTATAGGACTAAGCTCATCTACGATGACTGCTTTTGCACTCTCTGCAGTGTTTAACAGGCGAGGCAAGCTCACAATGGCTGACATCCAGAATGTCACTTTAGCAGGTGGTGTGACTGTTGGGGCTTCTGTGGACATGATGATTTCTCCTGTAGCTGCATATGGCCTGGGCATCATGGGCTGTACTGCCTGTTTCTTTGGATACAAGTACCTGACTCCCTTTATAGCCCGACACTTGAGGATCCAAGACCAGTGTGGTATTCACAATCTCCATGGGCTCACTGGCCTGATATCATCCACAGCAGGAATCTGTGCTATCCTCTTAGCCAATGAGGAAACCTACGGACCCAGCATGTACCAGATATTTTCCCATCGCGCGCCACCCCTGGGAGATCCAAAACTGCTGGAGCTACAGAAGTTGATTCCTGGATTGAAGCCTGGCTTGGGCCGTACTGCGCAGGAACAAGCTCTCTACCAGGTTGCAGCTATCTTCTCTACCATTGCAGCATCTACAGTTGGTGGGCTGCTCACTGGTTTAGTCATAAAGTTGCCCTTCATGGCATCCCCAACTGACGAGGACTGCTTTGATGATGGGCTTTTCTTTGACATGCCGTCAGACTTTGAGAGCGTAGCCATCAAGACCACAAAAAGCTGCgatgaaaaaggagaaatgaacAGCAACGTCTGA